From Candidatus Woesearchaeota archaeon, a single genomic window includes:
- a CDS encoding ABC transporter ATP-binding protein, with the protein MIELKDVWKTYIMGEVKVHALRGMNLQVKKGEFLSIMGPSGSGKSTAMNMVGCLDTPSKGKIFLSGKDISKLSESDLAQIRGKKIGFIFQKFNLITSMTAKENVMLPLIFQDVNPLKRERTAKRFLDLVGLKDRMNHNPNELSGGQQQRVAIARALSNSPEVILADEPTGNLDSKSGTTVMDFLKKLHKEENTTIVLVTHDEKVAAKADRTVFLKDGMIVNNLDVDTSKLIETQLVEEKRKKAKMK; encoded by the coding sequence ATAATTGAATTAAAAGATGTTTGGAAAACATATATCATGGGTGAAGTTAAAGTTCATGCTCTTCGTGGTATGAATTTGCAAGTAAAAAAAGGAGAATTCTTGTCAATTATGGGTCCTAGTGGTTCTGGTAAGAGTACCGCGATGAACATGGTTGGTTGTTTGGATACTCCTTCTAAGGGTAAGATTTTTCTTAGTGGTAAAGATATTTCTAAATTGTCCGAATCTGATTTAGCTCAGATAAGAGGTAAAAAGATAGGTTTTATTTTTCAAAAATTTAATCTTATAACTAGTATGACTGCTAAAGAAAATGTGATGTTGCCTTTAATATTTCAGGATGTAAATCCTTTAAAAAGAGAAAGGACTGCTAAAAGATTCTTAGATTTAGTTGGTTTGAAAGATAGAATGAATCATAATCCTAATGAGTTATCAGGAGGTCAACAACAAAGAGTTGCTATTGCTCGTGCATTATCTAATTCTCCTGAAGTTATATTGGCGGATGAACCTACGGGTAATTTAGATAGTAAATCTGGAACAACAGTTATGGATTTTCTTAAAAAGTTGCACAAAGAAGAAAATACAACTATTGTTTTAGTTACGCATGATGAAAAAGTTGCTGCGAAAGCAGATAGGACTGTTTTTTTGAAGGATGGTATGATTGTTAATAATTTAGATGTTGATACGTCTAAATTGATTGAAACTCAATTAGTTGAGGAAAAAAGAAAAAAAGCTAAAATGAAGTAA
- a CDS encoding PadR family transcriptional regulator, translating into MRSHLKSLILKMLNDKAMSGSEIITEINNLMNWKPSCGSIYPLLNSLETDGLTISNLNQGKKIYSLTAKAKKLVKEKYDEKEELIVAMEKSYKLLESIYGFDTSMEREMLKDIKKGSMPFHEIYDESMFLKEELARIQKKNLLSKNIVEIKNILRKAGNDLKKIR; encoded by the coding sequence ATGCGCAGTCACTTAAAGTCTTTAATATTAAAAATGCTTAATGATAAAGCTATGTCTGGTTCTGAAATAATAACTGAAATAAACAATTTGATGAATTGGAAACCGAGTTGTGGCTCAATATATCCTTTATTAAACTCTTTAGAAACTGATGGTTTAACTATTTCTAATCTTAATCAAGGTAAAAAGATTTATTCTTTAACTGCTAAAGCTAAAAAATTAGTTAAAGAAAAATATGATGAAAAAGAAGAATTAATTGTTGCTATGGAGAAATCTTACAAATTATTAGAATCAATTTATGGGTTTGATACGTCCATGGAACGTGAGATGCTTAAAGATATAAAAAAAGGAAGTATGCCATTTCATGAAATATATGATGAATCAATGTTTTTAAAAGAAGAATTAGCTAGGATTCAAAAAAAGAATTTATTATCTAAGAATATTGTTGAAATAAAAAATATATTAAGAAAGGCAGGTAATGATTTAAAAAAAATAAGGTGA